The following coding sequences lie in one Thermodesulforhabdaceae bacterium genomic window:
- a CDS encoding CoA pyrophosphatase, with the protein MEEMREVKTWSVNNVQHLFETISSVLYKDLSWETFGEISDYLLNPQGKDCEITAVLFLICSDPKRRKKMELEGVNEELGIILNKRSRYVVQPGDLCFPGGGIKRPLDNIIARFLMVFHDSLSKYPLKIRKAISLLAVTALREAWEEIRLNPFKVKVCGVLSPYRLVMFRKVIVPVVGVISASSVMMMENSYEVEKILWIPFSELLDPSRYARYRLYNYPKRLDAGVNIHYQDFLCFIHQDGVATEILWGATFRMVMDFIGKFFDFLPPPAEELPVVPGILSDAYLGRRR; encoded by the coding sequence ATGGAAGAAATGCGAGAAGTTAAGACATGGTCTGTAAATAATGTTCAGCATTTGTTCGAGACCATCTCGAGCGTGCTTTATAAAGATCTCTCTTGGGAAACCTTTGGCGAAATTAGCGACTATTTATTGAATCCTCAGGGAAAGGACTGTGAGATTACGGCTGTTTTGTTTTTGATATGCTCGGATCCCAAGAGAAGGAAGAAGATGGAGCTCGAAGGCGTTAACGAAGAGCTTGGGATTATTCTAAATAAGCGGTCTCGTTATGTGGTGCAACCGGGGGATTTGTGTTTTCCTGGTGGGGGCATTAAAAGGCCGCTGGATAATATAATTGCTCGGTTTCTTATGGTTTTTCACGACAGTTTGTCAAAGTATCCCCTGAAAATAAGAAAAGCTATTTCCCTACTCGCTGTAACTGCTCTAAGGGAAGCCTGGGAGGAAATTCGACTTAATCCATTCAAGGTAAAGGTATGTGGAGTATTATCCCCATACCGACTTGTTATGTTCCGAAAGGTAATAGTGCCGGTTGTTGGAGTGATTAGCGCATCTTCGGTAATGATGATGGAAAATTCCTATGAGGTAGAGAAGATTTTGTGGATACCCTTTTCGGAACTTTTAGATCCATCGAGGTATGCTCGTTATCGTCTTTACAACTATCCCAAACGTTTGGATGCCGGAGTGAATATTCACTACCAGGATTTTCTTTGTTTTATACACCAGGACGGGGTGGCTACGGAAATTTTATGGGGGGCGACCTTCCGTATGGTTATGGATTTTATCGGGAAGTTTTTTGATTTTCTTCCTCCCCCTGCTGAGGAACTTCCTGTTGTGCCGGGCATATTGAGTGACGCCTATTTGGGCAGGAGAAGGTAG
- the hrpA gene encoding ATP-dependent RNA helicase HrpA codes for MAGLSKPRILPPSITYPPELPIVAKKDEIVRLISEHRVLVVAGTTGSGKSTQIPKMCLEAGKGLRGFIGCTQPRRIAAIALARQVARELGPDWRHIVGYKIRFQDFTTPQTVIKFLTDGMLLAEAQQDKFFSSYEVIMVDEAHERSLNIDLLIGMLRNVVSERDDLTIIISSATIDPQKFADAFSQSLGIDVPIIEIPSKLYPVDVVYRPWELDSDSDEWNYVDQAVDVVDELINMEKHPFFRGDILVFMPTERDIRETVQRLSERNLEKAQVFPLYARQASWEQERIFEPSPHRKIIVATNVAETSLTIPNISFVVDTGLARISHYSPKTGIRSLPILPISRASADQRKGRCGRTGPGVCIRLYSEEDYLTRQEFTPPEIKRSNLAEVILRMLALGLGDVESFPFLDPPHRTAIREGFLALRQLGAIDENVNLTPTGRIMARLPLDPRLSRILIEARRRKALREVLVIVAALNIQDPRKRPLGEEAVADKIHEIFADPRSDFLSLLNIWKAFHREAESGLSRSKQKEWCRRHFLSYRIMREWINVYEEIIETLEELGELELSDTPADYEAIHCSLLSGFLGSSGGLVAMHEGRGRYRGVRDKEIFIFPGSFVKNNPPWIMAAEVVETSRIFARCVAEIDPSWIEEVGRHLCQYSYRDPHWNQKRGIVTAFEKVTYQGLPIVEDRLVSYGRINPEEARKIFIREALVEGKLGKTYPFMIHNEKILQELRNTEERIRRRGVVVDTEALVRFYDARLPQGISDARSFDRFMRCFWKTESHSGKASFPSGDENLRRKTQSETNSRRRENTSERYPMDRYLRMTKDDLLKEALSEDMEYNFPGHIKIFGTEFPLTYRFSPGSDEDGITITVPLSSVDLIGRAYREGILGWTVPGYLDEKVLHVIKGLPKAIRRELIPIQDTVKEVLSYIHRPELLPQESFWVALSEALEAVRGLKISPGELAGVEIPFHLSFRIEVVDSSGKVRAAGRNVEDFLEKAPRDYQDDRWEEAKKRWERTGIKEFFDESLPDRIEIVNEPSIGTVYAYLGLVDVGKDAGVAVRLFRSPTEAQRETSRGLLRLFEEAIRPVLSKYASSWIIPQKLHQAAFFMVSNGGMPALNEKLRQFIIADVFSIPELVPISTVVWARVAEKVEFVRKHLFTLGMERLEAVLALIEKREAVRRKIQKYTERGHGVVSGNLLKERMEEVTKELDGLVPPDFLSFYRLDDVKMALGLVMCLDERVDRCYASPEKDKLKESLIAPHVEHYNRLKAYVASHPDDEDIKVMTRRFQWLLAGHKAMVFTPEAFQRRFGAGVARNYSAKVLEEEWKKCEKLRHGL; via the coding sequence ATGGCAGGGCTTTCTAAACCCAGGATTTTGCCGCCTTCCATTACCTACCCTCCAGAACTGCCTATAGTTGCCAAAAAGGATGAGATAGTTCGGCTAATTTCAGAGCATCGCGTGCTTGTTGTGGCAGGGACGACAGGGTCCGGTAAAAGCACTCAGATTCCCAAGATGTGTCTAGAAGCAGGCAAAGGATTAAGGGGATTTATTGGATGCACTCAACCCCGCCGAATTGCTGCTATAGCTCTGGCAAGGCAGGTAGCAAGAGAACTCGGTCCTGATTGGCGCCACATCGTAGGCTATAAGATACGATTTCAGGATTTCACAACTCCACAAACGGTCATAAAATTTCTAACCGACGGCATGCTTCTTGCCGAAGCTCAACAGGATAAATTTTTCAGCAGCTACGAAGTGATCATGGTCGATGAGGCTCACGAAAGAAGCCTGAACATCGATCTTCTTATTGGAATGCTCAGAAACGTAGTTTCCGAGCGGGACGATCTGACCATTATCATATCTTCCGCAACTATTGACCCTCAAAAATTTGCCGACGCTTTCAGCCAATCCCTTGGAATCGATGTTCCTATAATTGAAATTCCGTCTAAGCTCTACCCAGTTGATGTTGTATATCGTCCATGGGAGCTTGATAGTGATTCAGATGAATGGAATTATGTAGATCAAGCCGTTGATGTGGTAGATGAACTGATAAATATGGAAAAACATCCATTTTTTCGAGGCGACATTCTGGTTTTTATGCCCACAGAACGCGATATACGGGAGACGGTCCAAAGGCTTAGTGAGCGCAATCTTGAAAAAGCTCAAGTTTTCCCGCTTTATGCAAGGCAGGCATCCTGGGAACAGGAAAGAATTTTTGAACCCTCACCCCATCGTAAAATAATAGTTGCTACAAATGTAGCTGAAACATCTCTTACAATTCCCAATATAAGTTTTGTTGTTGATACAGGTCTTGCACGCATATCTCACTACAGTCCAAAAACAGGCATACGATCTCTTCCTATTCTTCCCATATCGCGAGCTAGCGCCGATCAGAGAAAGGGGCGTTGTGGAAGAACCGGTCCCGGAGTCTGCATTAGACTTTATAGCGAAGAGGATTATCTAACCCGCCAGGAGTTTACTCCACCGGAAATTAAGCGATCCAATCTCGCCGAAGTAATCCTGCGTATGCTTGCTTTGGGGTTAGGTGACGTGGAATCTTTTCCTTTCCTTGATCCTCCTCATCGCACCGCCATTAGAGAAGGCTTTCTAGCTCTGCGTCAATTGGGAGCTATCGATGAAAACGTTAATCTTACTCCTACGGGACGCATAATGGCGCGTCTTCCCCTAGATCCCCGTCTTTCTCGCATCCTCATTGAAGCACGTCGTAGAAAGGCTCTTCGGGAAGTGCTCGTAATCGTGGCCGCCCTTAACATCCAGGATCCAAGAAAAAGACCTTTAGGTGAAGAAGCTGTAGCCGACAAAATTCATGAAATCTTTGCCGATCCGCGGTCTGATTTCCTGAGTCTTCTCAACATCTGGAAAGCTTTCCACCGTGAAGCAGAATCGGGGCTGAGTCGATCAAAACAAAAAGAATGGTGTAGAAGGCATTTTCTGTCTTACAGAATTATGCGGGAATGGATCAACGTTTACGAAGAAATCATTGAAACTCTTGAAGAACTGGGTGAGCTTGAACTGAGTGATACTCCAGCCGATTACGAAGCTATACATTGTAGCCTACTTTCGGGATTTCTTGGTTCTTCCGGCGGATTGGTTGCTATGCATGAAGGACGAGGTCGGTATCGTGGAGTGCGAGATAAAGAGATTTTCATCTTTCCGGGATCTTTCGTTAAAAACAACCCGCCGTGGATTATGGCGGCAGAAGTGGTTGAAACAAGCCGTATTTTTGCTCGCTGTGTAGCAGAAATAGACCCGAGCTGGATAGAAGAAGTCGGGCGACATCTGTGCCAGTATTCCTATCGAGATCCACATTGGAATCAGAAGCGGGGAATAGTAACTGCCTTTGAGAAAGTTACCTACCAGGGATTGCCAATAGTGGAGGATCGTCTTGTCTCTTACGGCCGTATAAATCCTGAGGAAGCGCGGAAGATTTTCATTCGAGAGGCGTTGGTTGAAGGGAAACTTGGGAAAACCTATCCTTTTATGATCCATAACGAAAAGATTCTTCAGGAACTTCGTAATACCGAAGAAAGAATTCGCCGACGTGGAGTGGTAGTGGACACAGAGGCTCTTGTGCGGTTTTACGATGCTAGACTTCCCCAAGGAATTTCTGATGCTAGAAGCTTTGACCGTTTTATGAGGTGCTTCTGGAAAACCGAAAGCCACTCTGGAAAAGCAAGTTTTCCTTCCGGGGATGAAAATCTTCGGAGGAAAACTCAGAGTGAGACCAACTCAAGACGTAGAGAAAATACATCTGAGCGCTACCCCATGGATCGATACCTTCGTATGACGAAGGATGATCTGCTTAAGGAAGCTCTTTCTGAAGACATGGAGTATAACTTCCCAGGTCATATAAAAATCTTTGGCACGGAATTTCCTCTTACTTATCGCTTTAGTCCCGGTTCTGACGAGGACGGAATAACCATTACGGTGCCGCTTAGTTCTGTTGATCTTATTGGTAGAGCCTATCGAGAAGGCATTCTCGGCTGGACTGTGCCGGGTTATCTAGATGAGAAGGTTTTACATGTTATCAAAGGACTTCCTAAAGCCATACGTCGGGAGCTTATACCTATTCAGGATACGGTGAAAGAAGTCCTTAGCTACATCCATCGTCCAGAACTTCTTCCTCAGGAAAGCTTCTGGGTCGCCCTTTCCGAGGCTTTAGAAGCTGTTAGAGGATTAAAAATAAGCCCTGGAGAGTTGGCAGGAGTTGAAATTCCTTTTCATCTTTCTTTCAGAATAGAAGTAGTTGACTCTTCGGGAAAAGTGCGAGCAGCAGGGAGAAATGTAGAAGATTTTCTTGAAAAGGCTCCAAGAGACTACCAGGATGATCGATGGGAGGAAGCAAAAAAGCGTTGGGAAAGGACGGGGATCAAAGAATTTTTTGATGAATCTCTTCCGGATCGCATTGAAATTGTTAACGAGCCTTCAATAGGAACGGTTTATGCCTATTTGGGGCTAGTGGATGTAGGAAAGGACGCTGGTGTGGCCGTTAGGCTTTTTAGGTCGCCTACGGAAGCTCAGCGGGAAACGAGTAGAGGACTCCTCAGGCTGTTCGAGGAAGCTATTCGTCCTGTGTTGTCAAAATATGCCTCATCCTGGATCATCCCGCAAAAACTCCATCAGGCAGCGTTTTTTATGGTCTCAAATGGAGGAATGCCCGCCCTTAACGAAAAACTAAGGCAGTTCATTATCGCCGATGTGTTTTCCATACCGGAACTCGTTCCAATTTCGACCGTTGTTTGGGCAAGGGTAGCGGAAAAGGTGGAATTTGTAAGAAAGCATCTATTTACGCTTGGAATGGAAAGGCTTGAAGCTGTGTTGGCTCTTATTGAAAAACGAGAAGCCGTCCGAAGGAAAATCCAGAAATACACTGAGCGAGGACATGGGGTTGTATCAGGCAACCTTCTTAAGGAACGAATGGAAGAAGTGACAAAGGAACTTGATGGACTGGTTCCACCTGATTTTTTGAGCTTTTATCGCTTAGATGACGTAAAAATGGCGTTGGGACTTGTTATGTGTTTAGATGAAAGGGTGGATCGGTGTTATGCATCGCCTGAAAAGGATAAACTGAAAGAAAGCCTTATTGCTCCTCATGTGGAACACTATAATCGCCTGAAAGCATACGTTGCGTCTCATCCGGACGATGAGGACATTAAGGTAATGACTCGCAGGTTCCAGTGGCTTCTTGCTGGACATAAGGCTATGGTTTTTACACCAGAGGCTTTTCAAAGGCGTTTTGGTGCCGGTGTGGCTCGAAATTATTCAGCGAAGGTGTTGGAAGAAGAATGGAAGAAATGCGAGAAGTTAAGACATGGTCTGTAA
- a CDS encoding TetR/AcrR family transcriptional regulator encodes MRDYKRDRDSDLTRKAILDAAEKLFSERGFAGTSMRDISEASGVSQALIHHHFGSKKMLYHEVKRLAIERFWERWSHRSVAETDQNIKPERFLSEGIESFFWFVKDNENIIRLSIWACLEGDTDLWPGEKESIELLAQEVAKAQEAGVINPAIDPHMFTLMIEAVTIFWWQYRSNLVKLFGDEKEKNLDKAIENLDRRYLDNVLKVFISYKVGAWHEEGEEGK; translated from the coding sequence GTGCGTGATTACAAAAGAGATAGAGACTCGGATCTTACTAGAAAGGCGATCCTTGACGCGGCGGAAAAGTTATTTTCCGAGCGCGGATTTGCAGGCACTTCTATGCGTGACATCTCCGAGGCTTCCGGCGTTTCTCAAGCGCTCATCCATCATCATTTTGGTAGCAAGAAAATGCTTTATCACGAGGTTAAAAGGCTAGCGATTGAGCGATTCTGGGAAAGGTGGTCTCATAGGTCGGTTGCCGAAACTGATCAAAATATCAAACCCGAACGGTTTCTTTCAGAAGGCATTGAGTCTTTTTTTTGGTTTGTAAAAGATAATGAAAACATCATTCGGCTTAGCATATGGGCTTGTCTGGAAGGCGATACAGATTTATGGCCAGGAGAAAAAGAAAGCATAGAATTGCTTGCTCAAGAAGTTGCGAAAGCTCAGGAAGCTGGTGTAATAAATCCCGCTATCGATCCTCACATGTTCACTCTTATGATAGAAGCGGTCACCATTTTCTGGTGGCAGTATAGATCTAACCTTGTAAAGCTTTTTGGAGACGAAAAAGAAAAAAATTTAGATAAGGCGATCGAAAATCTAGACCGCCGATACCTTGATAATGTATTAAAAGTTTTTATAAGTTACAAAGTTGGGGCTTGGCACGAGGAAGGGGAAGAAGGGAAATAG